The region tgtgtgtgtgtgtgtgtgtgtgtttctgtgtgtgtgtgtgtgtgtgtgtgtttctgcatgtgtgtgtgtgtgtgtgtgtgtttctgcatgtgtgtgtgtgtgtgtgtgtgtgtgtttctgtgtgtgtgtgtgtgtgtgcatgtgtgtgtgtgtgtgtgtgtgtgtgtgtgtgtgtgtgtgtgtgtgtgtgtgtttctgtgtgtgtgtgtgtgtgtgtgtgtgtgcatgtgtgtgtgtgtgtgtgtgtgtgtgtttctgcatgtgtgtgtgtgtgtgtgtgtgtgtgtgtgtgtgtgtgtgtgtgtgtgtgtgtgtgtgtgtgtgtgtgtgtgtgtgtgtgtgtgtattatcagACAGGAGTGTGAATCCGGTGCTgttggatgatgatgatgagcagGTGAAGCAGCTGAATCAGGAGGAGAGATCAGACGGCTGGATCACCAGGTCAGATCCAATAacatacagtcagtcattgaaCTCCTCGTTACTGATTATGGCGctggcttctctgtgcccgAAACACTCAGACCGGCCACCTAACACTGTGAAAACAGCTCTGAGGGTTCCTGTGGTATCTGATACCAGGACGTTACAGCAGCTCCTTCAGATTCTGCTCTGGATGATGGGCAGGAGATGCATGGGGACTCTGACTGGTACAGAAGGGTTCGGTGCTCTGTGTGTGGtgccacattcacctcatcTCCAGGATTAAAATCGTCTGAACTTCTGATGGTCTGTACCGGACTCTGTGGGTGGGGACTCACCACGCCCGCCTGTGACGCCCCCTGCTGTTGACTGGCTCACAGTCGACACTCCAGTTCATCCCTAAAGTGTTTAATGGGATTGAGGTGGAGATTGGGGTCGGAAGTGTGAAACAGACTCACAGTCATACTGGTACAaaaaggggccttccctaaactgttaccagTATCATGTATGTTATATAATCATACACACATTTGTACTGACTAGCAGCAACTTAGCAACCACCTGACGTTATCTTAGTTAATGCCTAGCAACTGCTCTTAACAAAACATCCTGTGACCATAGCAACCATCTAGCTataccctagcaaccaccttgGAAAACCTTAACAACCAAAGATTACACCTTGGCAACCACCTAGTTACCAGtatgattgattttatacacacgtccacatacttttggccaagtaTGTCAAGGTTAAAATCaaagcgtgtgtgtttgtgtaggtgtttCCAGTTGGATCAGTCTGGTTGTGTACtgggtgaggtgtgtgtggatgtgtgtcgAGATGATGGAGGATCTGAGGAAGATCTGAGCTTCACCTGCAGGATCGGCGAGATCTCGGTACACACACTTCCTACATCAtacgtttacatttatatacatttatatatgtccagatacttttggtcatgtttaGTGCTCTGTGTTTGTACCTGACTGTTTGGGGAGAGCGTACGGTATGCACAGCTCAGTCATGTTACCTGTGTGCAGGTGTGGGATGCGGACACCCCCCTGGTGCCCCCCCGGCCCCTCCcgagcgtgtgtgtgtacgacgTGGTGTGGCGTAAACCCCGCCCTGACGGGAAGGTGTATCTCAGCGCTACGTTACGGTGGCGCTACCGGGCCGAGCTGGTCCGCTTCTTCCGTGTGTACCGGCGGCATGTACGTGGTCCCGACCCACGGATCGGGCGGGGCCCGGCGGTTCCGATCGGCCGGGCGTATTCACCCCTGTACCGCGTGGTGGAGCTGGAGGTGGAGCACACCAGCGGGGTGATGGAGCTGCTGGTGGAGCCGGTGAGCTGGGGGGGCGTCGGCGTACCCGAATCACAGTGGGGCCGGAAGACGCTGAGCTACACACACAgcgcataaacacacactgttctaCTGGACTCATCTGGGACGAATTGGAATGCTGAGTGTGATCGTACAGAAAATTCCCCCACACACATTCCAGAACCTTGTGGGAATCCTGCcaagaagagtggagactgttatagctgcaaacagGGTGGGTGTGGAGGCTTTATATTAATGCTCAACCAGCTCATAGTCAGGCATCCACATACTGTTGGTCCTAGCgtacattattttattcagcAACTTTAATCCGAGGTTTAATTCTGAACGTGTTTCTGCTAGGAGTGAAACGttaaaaatcttttctttctatttgtatcagttaaataaagactgAAGAGAAATAAACACCTCACACTTTTTACTGAGGGTTTCTGGATGTGGTTTgtactgttaataataataataataaaatcattttataataataataaaagcttgTGATTGGATGAAGGTCTGAGATTATTAAACTGTTCATTTGAACATATTTATTATcaagacaaaaatgtaaaaaaaatcattttatttcagACGTGGATTAAATGTAAAAGCTCGTCAGTTTCATCAGAcgccacaaaaacaaacaaacaaacaaaaacacttgtgcagAATCAGATTTTTGGTGTGAAGCTGAAATAAGAGGATTGGACGCCGCACCCCCCCACCCCATCTCGTCCAGGTCTTCTGTCTGATTGTCCTAAATGAAGCAGCAATCTTCATCACTCCTGCTGCGTCACCATCTTCATCATCCTCAGCGCCATCGGGCCCTGATCCGCCGGGATCtacagagcgagagagagacacacagagatacagttacacacacagtgagtggagctcagctctgctatcagccggccgggcgcccacacagacacacaaacggCTCAGGGCTTATAAGTGCTGCAACCCAAACTGGAGGCTCAGGTACAGGGCAGCTGGAGCTCAGTGGTAAGATACTATACTGATGTATCTATAATGATGTAGATGTACAGctcgctcgactgtggacagtggtgCAGTAGAGTTACCATGTGTCCAGCTTTAAGGATCCAGTAGAAGGAGAAGTTCTTGTAGGTCTTATAAAAAGCTCCAGTTTGTCCAGCAGATTGTGGATCTTCTAGCGGCGTCCACTTCATCTGACTGAACTGATCCAGACCGGCCCACTTCAGCTTCTTCACCCAGAACTCCtgtcctgtaacacacacacacacacacacaccatcatggcTACAGTTTCCTACTGCACACTAAACCTGATCTCTTCCTCTCCATCATCTTCATCCTTTACTATTCTGgtctgggtcacagtgggtccagttccccTGACAGGACGCCGATCCATCACGAGGCCTCGTGTCTGCACACCGCTACAGGTCACAGTTGGCGGCAGCAGATTAGCGTACGTACGTGATCAAGATCTGTGTGAGCGCTCAGCACTGACCGACCAATAAGAAACGGACACGGTCAGAAGGAGGTGGAGCAAGAGAGAGGATCGGGATAGAAACTGGGAACTGGTAATGACTAAATGAGAAGATAATGAGGATAAAAGTGCATTTCAGTTTATGAAGTGAAATATGATGGAGGTGTGAAATCAGCTACTGCATCCAAAACCATGAATGATTAGAGATGATTGGATGTACATGATTGGTTAACGAAGATGAGTGGATAAAGCTGATTGGTTAGTTAATAAGATTGAATGAACCTGACTGGATGAAGAGGATTGGATGAATCTAATTGGATGAATGAATCTGATTGGatgaatctgattggctgaaccTGATTGGatgaatctgattggctgagtgaGTGAGATGTTACCCATGGTGTCCACGATTAGGTCCAGTTGTCCGTTGTAGACGGTGACGTTCACTCCTGCAGCCAGGAGCTCGTCTACAACATCAATCACCGGCTTCATAAAGTCTCCCGCCATGCTTAAAAACACTTCCTCCGCctgtcctgcacacacacacacacacacacacacacacacacacacacacacacacagagctgagCATGCTGGGAGCTGAGGGTCACATGACTCTGTAGGAGGTGGTAGATGGTGAGGTGATCTGTACCTCCCCATGTGACGTTTTTGGGAATGATGCCCAGCTTCTCTCTGATTGGTCCGTTCATCAGCTGTGAGAGCGACTGGCGCTGCAGTGGGTGAACATGGCGCCGCGTCAGAGCAGCTGGAGGAACACCAACACAAACAAACCTGAGAACCTTCAGTCaatgataaaacatttataatcaTTCATTAATTAACGAGGCGCTCGTGTGATGCAGATCCTgtgatctgggttcaaatcttatgagtgctatcggccggttggGCGCCTGTTTTGGTACGTTTTTAATCTTTTGTGAATTTTATTGGTTAAACGCTGTAATTACTGCTGCAGACGTTCGGACCTTACCGAGGAATCCTTCACCCGCGCTGCTGCTGGATGTGAGCAGGTCGCTGTCGTCCCGGGTCAGGATGTTGTAGAAGTTCACGCCGTTGGTGTTCTGGAACCACAACAGAAGTTcagctcacacactcacacacacacacacacacacacacacacactcacacacacacacacacacacacccacactatatatgtgtgtgtgtacctgttcgATAACGTTCTCAGTAACACTCCACAGCTGGGTGGCGCTCTCGTACTCTCCCTGCTCCACCGCCTTCTGAACTTCCTTCGCTGATTGCATCACTTCCTTCAGACCAGCATCATCCAGCAGAGACTGTACACAGTTACACAGACATCACCGCCGGGCACCATGGCAACCACACCCAACATGCACCACACacgctgtgctacccaccgagccaccgtgccgcccaacggTGTGTgtcggtgagtgtgtgtgtgtattattaaatACTGTACTGATGGTTTGAAGTGGAACTCACAGTGCTGTACAGGTACGGTCCCCACGTCAGAACTGAGTCTGTCAAGGAAaagatcatcatcatcattactgttattctattattattattaaatattaaagatgAAGCCGATTGTTCCCCAGAAACATGATTAGATCATCAGATGAAGAGTTACAGACCAATAGGAGAAATCCATGAGTCTCCCAGAGCCACGCCCGCAAAACGACACTTTATAGATCCACTCTGTACCGCCtggagagaaacacacacacacacacacgtttagaGGAAGTACACactgcagaaacacacacacacacacacacacgtttagaGGAAGTACACactgcagaaacacacacacacacacacacacacttccggTTTCAGTCACCATCAGCTGAGTGTGAGAACACAGAGACGGAAATATTAAAAGACGCTGCGACTGGTCTCCATTATTAAtacccactgtgtgtgtgtgtgtgtgtgtgtgtgcgtgtgtgtgtgtgtgcgtgtgtgcgtgcgttaCCTTGTTGAGCTCCAGTCCGATAGCAGACGCCATCTTTCCTCCGTACGACTCAGAGAAGATGTAGAACGGAACTTTCTGTACCAGAGAgagaaatcaaacccagaactcATCACGGGTTCAGACTGAATATTACAgggttgctcaggggtccagttATAAGAACAAACAGTtgtattgttgtgtgtgtgtgtatttataggctgtattgtgtgtgtgtgagtgtgtgtgtgtgtgtgtgtgtgtgtgtgtgtgtgtgtgtgagtgtgtgtgtggtacctggAATTCAGTTCTCTTGGTGAAGAAGTGCTTCAGTAGAACCATCATGTCTGCCGCCACCATCGCCACGTTTTTGGTGAGAGCTCCATACGAGTCGGTGTAGCTGTAACCCGTTCCTACAGGATTATCCACGAACAGAACACTCGCTGCgttcacctacacacacacacacacacacacacacacacacacacacacacacacacacacacacagtctgatCACATGGTCTTAATACTGTTTGTTCAAGCTCATGTtcgggtgtccagatacttttggctatatagagTGTGTAATCTATGAAGCAGCAGATCTGCCATGAATTCAgtgactgtccacagtcgagcgagCTGTACctggatcacacacacactcacccaggACGTGTCCCTCTGCTGCAGGTTGGTGTCCAGCGGTCCGATCTCAGCGAAGTTCCCGAACCCACAGCCGGATCCTCCAGGTCCTCCCTGTTCCCAACACCACACAGATCAGGGATCAGCAGGACGCTCGGGGCCACGCCCGAGCCCGATAGTTCTGGTTATGTGAGGAACCCACCTGAAGCCACATGATGAGAGGAAGATCCTGGAAGCTGCTGGAGGAGCCGTTAGCGTAGTAGAGCCACCAGAACATGTGAGCGCCGTCCCGCACCTCCACGTAGTCCCACGCCTCCTTCCCCGAAACCACGGAGACGCCTGGGGCGATAGAGCAGCGTGATTACAGTCAGTGAAGGAGGTTCTAATAAAATCACTTCACACAGCAAAGCATCCTGCTCATGGAGTTACActacaggccaaaagtatgtggacaccactcctcGTTACTGACCTCAGGTGTCTCAGACacacatgttttatatttatattaaataaaggatatgcttttaaatttgtggcaacagtttgaggaaggtcctctcctgttccagcataaagACGAGTTCAGTGTAGAGGAACGTAAACAAATCCTGACCCAGTACACCGCTGATCCAGGTTCTAATTCAGAGCGGCTTTTACTGGTTTATGGACTACACTAGATCATCCAATTAAATCCTTCTTCCTTAGGTGAGGGCAAACTATGCCTGTTTatgtgggcacagagaagccagCAGCTGTAATCAATCACAATCAGTAGTGAGGAATCAGGAGGTCATAAGTTCAATAAAACTCTCTACACCCGCACATCCATCATCAGAGGTGCTGTCTGTTCATGTTCtaccagcgctttatcctggtcagggtcgcagtgggtcctgCACCGAATCACAAACTTGTACCCACAATCACGTGATTGATTTATTCAGAGACACATTAATAAGAGCTGCAGAAATGATTATAACGCTTCATTACAGTTCACACGAACTCCGGACCTGAACCAAAACATCAAAggaaacaaaattaaacaacaGATCTGAAGATCAAACGAGCCGCCAATTAAACCGGATCACTTTAATCAACCTCAAAGTGCCGCATCCAGCTCCTTAACTCCTGCAGCACAGAGACACAAACTGCCTCCACACACGGAGGAGGAAACGAACCCGCTTACCCAGGTGAAAACATGATCCCAACATCAAAGCAgagatgaaagtgaaaacaaaaacACCGCCGAGCttcatcttcatcctcctcaGCCTCACTGTAACTGATCCGGATCAAAGTTCTGCTCCTGctcctgattctgattcagaccTGATCCGAATTGTCAGCACCTGGGTCAGCTGACCCTCAAACTTCTACAGATCACGTGACCTCCGAATCACCTGACCTAGACTCGGAAATTCCCCTTTATTCCCCGTCTCACCTGTAGAGGGCAGCAGTGAAGCTCCGCGCTCCGGGACACTGAccagttttattttaatcatttttatttatacagcagCAGGTTAAAGTGATTTACAGAGCAAAACTGCACTgatacaattattttaaataagacaaaataaaaagtaaataattaaatgaaaagaaatgcttaattaaaactaaaattaatgaataaatacacaaataaatcaaACAATGACGCTCTTTGTTGTTACGCTGATTATatgatttataataataatgatttttatatatattgtaatttAGACTCCATGTTAATGCTGTTTCATCGCGTTTTATCGGCTCTAATACAGTAAAAGTCCTGAGCGTGACGTCACGTGCAGAGTAAAAGTCCCCAGTGTGACGTCATGTTCCGCTCTTGTAGAAGGCCGAGCGTGCGGCGGTAACGCACATGCGCAGTGAGACTCGGCTGGATCAGGATGGCATGTTGCTCGGGTGTTTGCTCTGGTGTAGGTGGTGCGGGCGGCGTGGTTCGGGTTCGGTTATGTTTCGACTACCCCCCGCCGTGCCTGGTGCAGTGCAGGATGAGCTGGGTTCTGCTGGACCTGCGGGAGTGCCGGGTGATCACGGACGTGGTGAGTGTGATCAGGGAGAAGTTCCAGTACAGCAGGAGGACCGAGCTGGACCTGTACCTGCAGGACTGTTACCTGCCCCCCGCAGAGAGCGCTCACCTGCTCCGGGACAGCGACACCCTCAGGTCAGTCACCTTCCTCATCTTTACATCGtactcacagcgagaaggtctgGGGTTCGAGTCCCACGtcatttctttgtggagtttggcaCGTTCTCCCCtcgtgtctgtgggtttcctacgggcgCTCCGGCTTCCTCACACAGTATAAAGacgtgctgtgtgtgtgtgtgtgtgtgtgtgtgtgtgtgtgtgtgtgtgtgtgtgtgtgtgtgtgtgtgtgtgttataattgtgtgtgtgtgcgcacatgcacgccctgtgatggactggtgacccatccagggtgttttgCCTAGTGActtggacccaccgcaaccctgaccaggatagagcgGTGGATGACTTCAGAAGTTCTGATGGTTTCCTGCTGTACGAGGTTCTTCATCATTTAGTTTCACATCTCGGCCTCCTGCTTCCTCATCACTGACTGATTACTCTGTTAAACACAGCCTGTGgcgtctctgtgcccatataaacagggctagtttggcTGCACTCATTGCGGAGCACGAGGAACAGCAGTAGTGCTCTTCAGAAAGGCTGAGAAGAAAATCATTCAGCTTTGATGCTGAGAGGATGTTCAGGTGTGATCCAGGAACCACCAGAATCAGGTCTGGATCATGTGACTGACCACAGTCATACAGGCTTTACTCTGCTGTGTGCTCACAAGCTTTGTTCTGGTGCGAGtataaagcttgctcgactggaCGCTTTTCCAGACCTGATTTTATGGAGGTTCTTGGAGGGGTTTATTGGTGGAGCGTACGATCTGCAACTCTCTGTAGGATTCCATCGCTGGCACACCGATGTCACGATGCATCCGGAAGCTTCACACACATCAGCTTCACACACGTCAGCTTCACACACATCAGCTTGACACACATCAGCTTCACACACAACAGCTTCACACACGTCAGCTTCACACACATCAGCTTGACACACATCAGCTTCACACACGTCAGCTTCACACACGTCAGCTTCACACACATCAGCTTCACACACATCAGCTTGACACACATCAGCTTGACACACATCAGCTTCACACACAACAGCTTCACACACGTCAGCTTCACACACGTCAGCTTCACACACATCAGCTTGACACACATCAGCTTCACACACAACAGCTTCACACACAACAGCTTCACACACATAAGCTTCACACACATCAGCTTCACACACATCAGCTTCACACACATCAGCTTCACACACATCAGCTTCACACACAACAGCTTCACACACATAAGCTTCACACACATAAGCTTCACACACATAAGCTTCACACACATAAGCTTCACACACATAAGCTTCACACACATCAGCTTCACACACATAAGCTTCACACACAACAGCTTCACACACATCAGCTTCACACACAACAGCTTCACACACATCAGCTTCACACACATCAGCTTCACACACATAAGCTTCACACACAACAGCTTCACACACATCAGCTTCACACACAACAGCTTCACACACATCAGCTTCACACACAACAGCTTCACACACATCAGCTTCACACACATCAGCTTCACACACATCAGCTTCACACACAACAGCTTCACACACATCAGCTTCACACACAACAGCTTCACACACAACAGCTTCACACACAACAGCTTCACACACATCAGCTTCACACACATCAGCTTCACACACATCAGCTTCACACACATCAGCTTCACACACAACAGCTTCACACACATCAGCTTCACACACAACAGCTTCACACACATCAGCTTCACACACATCAGCTTCACACACATCAGCTTCACACACATCAGCTTCACACACAACAGCTTCACACACATCAGCTTCACACACAACAGCTTCACACACATCAGCTTCTCCATCAGTCTTGGTGTTTGTTCAGCCACTAGAGGTCGCTGAAGTGCACAGGGGAACTGAGTATGTTTAAAACGCTGGTATGTATTATGGTGGACCCCGTTACTGACTGTGTTCCCGTTATGAACAGGGTGAAGGTTTGCAGTCCCGTCTCTGATCACGTGATGAGGAAGAGGCGGcgtgaggaggaggatgaaccGCTTCAGGAGCACGGGGCGTCGGGGGAACCCAAAAGCAAGAAGAAACacaagaagaagaagcagcAGCTCGTGGTTACAGAGGAACCGTCGTGCTCCAAACCCAGATCGGAGCAGAAGAAGCTTCCTGATCCTCCCGTCACTGTGAACGGGAAATCTAAACGGAGCAGAACCGCGACCTCACCGCATGAACCGCCTGCAGAGGTCAAACCTTCATCTGAGGAGGAACCAGCGCCTGTTCCAAAGAGCTCAAAAATCCAGCCGCAATCCAGCACCAGTGCAAAAACGGAGCAGGAGCGGCCGGCAGGTTCATCATCACACAACAAGGGTCCTTCAACTGCGAAAAAATCCACAATCTCCTCAAAACCACTCACAGTTCCACCGAAATCAGCTTCCACCTCTAAACCAGGGAGGAAAACACAGaattcatcttcatcatcatcatcatcagatgAGAACGAAGCTCCAGTGGTGAAAAGAAAATCAACAATCACTGTGAAACCATCAGCACCACAGAACCAGTCCAGATCAAACCAGCAAACATCTACAgactcttcatcatcatcatcggaGGAGGAGGATTCCAGCAAATCATCAACCAAGAACGCTCCAAAATCCACAGGAGAACCTACCAAAGCTACCACTAAAAACTCCACAGGTTCTCAAGCGCTTAAAAAACCTCAGCCGCCGCCCTCCTCCGACTCCTCCTCAGACGACGAGGTCCCTCCCAAACCTGCAGCAGAACCCCGGTCGTCCTGCCCGGGCCCTCTGGAGAACGGCTCTACCCCCGTCCCTCTCACCCCCGTCAGCAAGAACCTACCAAACCACCAGCAGAACGGCGGCAGCGACTCGGGCAGCAGCGACACAGAGCTGGTGATAAAGAGGCCGCACCCTCAGGTCACCCCGGCGCAGACCCCCCGCGGGAGGGGCCGAGGGCTCCCGGACAGAGCCAGGAGTCGAGGAGGGGGCCGCGGGGGGTTCGGGAGGGCCCGAGGGACGCCGTGGAAACAAGGCTTTCATCACACCTACCAGCATGAGGAGAAACATCAGAGAGAGACGCTCAGCAACAGGAGTGTACtgctgcaggtacacacacacacacacactcgtacacacacacacacacacacttatacactcatatacacacacacacacatgcttatttgtgtgtgtgtgtgtagaatccTCCTGACCCGGTGGTGAGGCGT is a window of Trichomycterus rosablanca isolate fTriRos1 chromosome 22, fTriRos1.hap1, whole genome shotgun sequence DNA encoding:
- the scpep1 gene encoding retinoid-inducible serine carboxypeptidase, with amino-acid sequence MKMKLGGVFVFTFISALMLGSCFHLGVSVVSGKEAWDYVEVRDGAHMFWWLYYANGSSSSFQDLPLIMWLQGGPGGSGCGFGNFAEIGPLDTNLQQRDTSWVNAASVLFVDNPVGTGYSYTDSYGALTKNVAMVAADMMVLLKHFFTKRTEFQKVPFYIFSESYGGKMASAIGLELNKAVQSGSIKCRFAGVALGDSWISPIDSVLTWGPYLYSTSLLDDAGLKEVMQSAKEVQKAVEQGEYESATQLWSVTENVIEQNTNGVNFYNILTRDDSDLLTSSSSAGEGFLAALTRRHVHPLQRQSLSQLMNGPIREKLGIIPKNVTWGGQAEEVFLSMAGDFMKPVIDVVDELLAAGVNVTVYNGQLDLIVDTMGQEFWVKKLKWAGLDQFSQMKWTPLEDPQSAGQTGAFYKTYKNFSFYWILKAGHMIPADQGPMALRMMKMVTQQE
- the coil gene encoding coilin; translated protein: MACCSGVCSGVGGAGGVVRVRLCFDYPPPCLVQCRMSWVLLDLRECRVITDVVSVIREKFQYSRRTELDLYLQDCYLPPAESAHLLRDSDTLRVKVCSPVSDHVMRKRRREEEDEPLQEHGASGEPKSKKKHKKKKQQLVVTEEPSCSKPRSEQKKLPDPPVTVNGKSKRSRTATSPHEPPAEVKPSSEEEPAPVPKSSKIQPQSSTSAKTEQERPAGSSSHNKGPSTAKKSTISSKPLTVPPKSASTSKPGRKTQNSSSSSSSSDENEAPVVKRKSTITVKPSAPQNQSRSNQQTSTDSSSSSSEEEDSSKSSTKNAPKSTGEPTKATTKNSTGSQALKKPQPPPSSDSSSDDEVPPKPAAEPRSSCPGPLENGSTPVPLTPVSKNLPNHQQNGGSDSGSSDTELVIKRPHPQVTPAQTPRGRGRGLPDRARSRGGGRGGFGRARGTPWKQGFHHTYQHEEKHQRETLSNRSVLLQNPPDPVVRRDYDALPLLAAPPAVGTKIAFKLLELTENYTPQVSDYKEGKVVGLNPSTSMIELELLTKSHTPAEPGKFDLVYQNPDGSEHVEYAVTLGSQLTERWESLLEPRLILEQTT